Proteins found in one Haemorhous mexicanus isolate bHaeMex1 chromosome 23, bHaeMex1.pri, whole genome shotgun sequence genomic segment:
- the OTUD3 gene encoding OTU domain-containing protein 3: MSRKQAGKARPAAAARKGRRPRHSPAGPAPGPAPGHSGGLAGQLRALGLKLREVPGDGNCLFRALGDQLEGHSRNHLRHRQETVQFMVRQRADFEPFVEDDVPFDKHVANLAKPGTFAGNDAIVAFARNNQMNVVIHQLNTPLWQIRGTDRSGARELHIAYRHGEHYDSVRRLSDDSEAPAHLRMEMLCKNNSNKAEEVKPQKGDSQDETEVEMEDAVQKVCSATGCSDMDLVSHILEVEGYNVESAIFAILQVKEGEGIGTEEQQEPLGREQKSCSRALWEENGTGSRIFGNQSLHQGEAENKKGQAGSREENRASRNPKVAKKQRKEQQRLEKKKRQEERHRQKVLATKRDSADTRTETDPASHITLVKAMAALNI; this comes from the exons atGTCCCGCAAACAGGCGGGCAAGGCCcggcccgccgccgccgccaggAAGGGCCGCCGGCCCCGGCATTCCCCCGCTGGACCGGCCCCGGGCCCCGCTCCGGGCCACAGCGGCGGCCTCGCCGGGCAGCTCCGGGCGCTTGGCCTCAAGCTGCGGGAGGTGCCGGGAGATGG CAACTGCTTGTTCCGAGCGCTGGGGGATCAGCTGGAGGGGCACTCCCGGAACCACCTGCGCCACCGCCAGGAGACTGTGCAGTTCATGGTGCGGCAGCGCGCCGACTTCGAGCCCTTCGTGGAGGATGATGTGCCCTTTGACAAACATG TTGCCAATTTGGCCAAGCCTGGCACTTTTGCTGGCAACGATGCTATTGTGGCCTTTGCAAGGAACAATCAAATGAATGTGGTTATTCATCAGCTCAACACTCCACTGTGGCAG ATCCGGGGCACAGACAGGAGCGGCGCCAGGGAGCTGCACATCGCCTACAGGCATGGGGAGCACTACGACAGCGTCAGGAGGCTCAGCGACGACTCGGAGGCGCCGGCCCACCTTCGGATGGag ATGCTTTGCAAGAACAATTCCAATAAGGCAGAGGAAGTGAAGCCACAGAAGGGTGATTCTCAAGATGAGACTGAGGTGGAGATGGAAGATGCTGTACAAAAAGTGTGCAGTGCAACTGGATGTTCA GACATGGATTTAGTAAGCCACATTCTTGAGGTGGAGGGCTACAACGTGGAGTCTGCAATATTTGCCATCTTGCAGgtgaaggaaggggaaggaataG GtactgaggagcagcaggagcccctgggcagggagcagaaatcctgcagcagggcactgTGGGAAGAGAATGGAACTGGTTCAAGAATCTTTGGAAATCAGAGCTTGCATCAAGGTGAAGCAGAGAACAAGAAGGGACAAGCTGGATCCAGGGAAGAGAACCGAGCCAGCAGAAACCCAAAG GTGGCcaagaagcaaaggaaggagcagcagcggCTGGAGAAGAAGAAGCGGCAGGAGGAGAGGCACCGGCAGAAGGTCCTCGCCACCAAGAGGGACAGTGCAGACACCAGGACGGAGACAGACCCAGCCAGCCACATCACCCTGGTCAAGGCCATGGCAGCCCTAAACATATGA
- the LOC132337729 gene encoding basic phospholipase A2 caudoxin-like, with protein sequence MKLLSLLLFVLGLALASCNLAQFAAMIKQKTGKSALAYNGYGCYCGWGGSKQPLDATDRCCHTHDCCYKKLVASGCSPKTTTYKYVFRGNQITCGNGNSCQKQTCACDKRAVECFQRAASSYRKSYSNYPNSKCKGRTPSC encoded by the exons ATGAAGCTCCTCTCGCTGCTCCTCTTCG TCCTAGGACTGGCCCTTGCCAGCTGCAACTTGGCCCAGTTTGCAGCGATGATTAAGCAGAAGACGGGGAAATCGGCGCTGGCTTACAACGGCTACGGCTGCTACTGCGGCTGGGGCGGCTCCAAACAGCCCCTGGACGCCACTGACAG GTGCTGCCACACCCACGACTGCTGCTACAAGAAATTGGTCGCCTCCGGCTGCAGCCCCAAAACGACCACCTACAAATACGTCTTCCGAGGAAACCAAATAACCTGTG GAAACGGGAACTCGTGCCAAAAGCAGACGTGTGCGTGTGACAAGAGGGCGGTGGAGTGCTTCCAGAGGGCAGCCAGCTCCTACCGCAAATCCTACAGCAACTACCCCAACTCCAAGTGCAAGGGCAGGACACcctcctgctga